A DNA window from Thiopseudomonas alkaliphila contains the following coding sequences:
- the mltG gene encoding endolytic transglycosylase MltG, translated as MLKKILVAMLLVVSVLALSAGLSWQWYQQTLQQPLKLEQAQVLVAESGSTPSGLLTHLAAEGVIQDSFWLRLHWRYYHPQQSLHVGEYEITPTMTAEDLLQKWVKGEVVQYRLTLVEGWNIQQVRQALASHPALKQTLSAVSNEQLMQQLGLPAQHPEGRFFPDTYQFVRGQSDQALLKQANQKLEQVLQQEWQQRAENLPYQSKEQALVMASIIEKETGVAHERAEIAGVFVRRLAKGMRLQTDPTVIYGMGERYQGKITRADLRQPTAYNTYVIEGLPPTPIAMVGREAIHAALHPKTGETLYFVAKGDGSHVFSRTLAEHNKAVRQYQLQRRADYRSSPAPSTQSPKATQGVQP; from the coding sequence GTGTTAAAAAAAATTCTAGTAGCCATGTTGCTGGTAGTCAGTGTTTTGGCTTTAAGCGCTGGGCTGTCGTGGCAATGGTATCAGCAAACCTTGCAACAACCGCTTAAGCTGGAGCAAGCGCAAGTCTTAGTCGCGGAGAGCGGCAGTACTCCCAGTGGTTTGCTGACTCATTTAGCCGCAGAGGGCGTTATTCAAGACAGTTTTTGGCTGCGTTTGCATTGGCGCTATTATCATCCGCAGCAATCATTGCATGTGGGTGAATACGAGATCACGCCAACGATGACGGCTGAAGACTTGCTGCAAAAGTGGGTCAAGGGTGAGGTGGTACAGTATCGCCTGACGTTGGTCGAGGGGTGGAATATTCAGCAAGTCCGTCAGGCTTTAGCCAGCCATCCTGCGCTCAAGCAAACCCTAAGTGCAGTAAGTAATGAGCAACTGATGCAGCAGCTAGGGCTGCCAGCACAGCATCCAGAAGGGCGTTTTTTCCCCGATACTTACCAGTTTGTGCGAGGTCAAAGTGACCAGGCCTTACTCAAGCAAGCCAATCAAAAACTCGAGCAAGTGTTGCAGCAAGAGTGGCAGCAGCGGGCCGAAAACTTGCCTTATCAGTCTAAAGAGCAGGCGTTGGTGATGGCCTCGATTATTGAAAAGGAAACCGGCGTGGCCCATGAGCGGGCTGAAATTGCTGGCGTGTTTGTACGGCGCTTAGCGAAAGGGATGCGTTTGCAAACTGATCCCACCGTGATTTATGGCATGGGTGAGCGTTATCAGGGTAAAATTACCCGCGCTGATTTACGTCAGCCAACAGCCTATAACACCTATGTGATTGAGGGGTTACCGCCGACTCCAATTGCTATGGTTGGGCGCGAGGCAATTCATGCAGCATTGCACCCTAAAACGGGGGAGACACTATACTTTGTAGCTAAAGGTGATGGGAGCCATGTATTCTCTCGAACCTTGGCAGAGCATAATAAAGCTGTTCGACAGTATCAGTTACAGCGTCGTGCCGATTATCGTTCCAGTCCAGCACCTAGCACTCAGTCACCTAAAGCGACTCAAGGAGTACAGCCATGA
- the tmk gene encoding dTMP kinase: MSGLLITLEGPEGAGKTTNRAFLAEFLQAQGVQVTLTREPGGTPLAEEIRHLLLAPREEPVATDTELLLMFAGRAQHLEQLIKPALARGEVVLCDRFTDASYAYQGGGRGVNMQRIAILEQFVQADLRPDLTLLFDLPIEAGMARAKARGQLDRFEQEQTDFFNRIRNTYLMRAEQEPERFVIINADQPLAQVQADLQQIFPRILEQLGG, encoded by the coding sequence ATGAGTGGATTGTTGATTACTTTAGAGGGGCCAGAAGGGGCCGGAAAGACTACCAATCGTGCTTTTTTAGCCGAGTTTTTGCAGGCACAAGGAGTTCAGGTTACGTTAACCCGTGAGCCAGGAGGAACACCTTTAGCCGAAGAGATTCGACATTTGCTATTGGCCCCTAGGGAAGAACCTGTTGCTACGGATACTGAGTTATTGTTGATGTTTGCTGGTCGCGCACAACACCTTGAGCAGCTAATTAAACCAGCATTAGCTCGCGGTGAGGTGGTGCTGTGTGATCGCTTTACCGATGCGAGCTATGCTTATCAGGGTGGAGGGCGCGGAGTGAACATGCAGCGTATTGCGATTCTTGAGCAATTTGTGCAAGCCGACTTACGTCCGGACCTAACCTTACTCTTTGACTTGCCAATTGAAGCGGGCATGGCAAGAGCTAAGGCACGGGGGCAGTTAGATCGTTTTGAGCAAGAGCAGACGGATTTTTTTAATCGAATTCGTAATACCTACTTAATGCGTGCTGAGCAAGAGCCCGAGCGCTTTGTGATTATTAATGCCGACCAGCCATTGGCTCAGGTGCAAGCCGATTTGCAACAGATATTTCCTCGTATTTTGGAGCAGTTGGGTGGCTAG
- a CDS encoding DNA polymerase III subunit delta' yields MASLYPWQQPIWQQLINNPKPAHAYLLHGPEGTGKYQLALALAKYWLCQQPKQQACGQCSSCKLIAADSHPDLLQLLPVEKGKNIVISQVRELVDTIMQTSQQGGRQVVIIEPAEAMGVAAANALLKSLEEPTKDTYFILVSHQLGFLLPTIKSRCLLQRCPLPTMVESQQWLQHQVADLTTLQAQQLLQIAGYSPLLALELAKTEGLAQRATVVEGVKQLFKGQATPSDLAGAWAKIPLTLIFSWFAAWGHELFSFKVTQLPEALSSTDMAVVLGFLAKHTETTEINQTQQWVLAERQKVLQHAPLRADLLLESLLVRWQALLRR; encoded by the coding sequence GTGGCTAGTCTTTATCCATGGCAGCAACCTATTTGGCAGCAGCTGATAAATAACCCAAAACCAGCCCATGCGTATTTATTGCATGGACCAGAGGGCACGGGTAAATACCAGCTGGCTTTGGCTTTGGCTAAGTATTGGTTATGCCAACAGCCTAAGCAGCAAGCCTGCGGTCAATGCTCAAGTTGCAAGCTAATAGCGGCCGATTCGCATCCCGACTTGCTGCAGTTATTGCCAGTGGAAAAAGGTAAAAATATCGTTATCAGCCAAGTACGGGAGCTGGTAGACACCATTATGCAAACCTCGCAACAGGGCGGGCGGCAGGTGGTGATTATTGAACCAGCCGAAGCCATGGGCGTGGCTGCAGCGAATGCTTTGTTAAAAAGCTTAGAAGAGCCAACTAAAGACACCTACTTTATTTTAGTCAGCCATCAGTTGGGCTTTTTGCTGCCGACTATTAAAAGTCGTTGTTTACTACAGCGCTGCCCATTACCTACGATGGTTGAAAGTCAGCAGTGGTTGCAACATCAGGTGGCTGACCTGACAACTCTGCAAGCCCAGCAGTTATTACAAATTGCTGGATACTCGCCTTTATTAGCGTTGGAGTTAGCCAAGACTGAGGGCTTAGCCCAGCGGGCAACGGTAGTGGAAGGGGTGAAACAGTTATTTAAAGGGCAAGCAACGCCTAGTGATCTAGCAGGAGCTTGGGCTAAAATTCCCTTAACCCTGATTTTTTCTTGGTTTGCTGCTTGGGGACATGAGTTATTTAGTTTTAAAGTTACTCAGTTGCCAGAAGCACTGAGTTCAACGGATATGGCAGTGGTACTGGGCTTTTTAGCTAAGCACACTGAGACCACAGAGATTAATCAAACCCAGCAGTGGGTGCTAGCAGAGCGGCAAAAGGTGTTGCAGCATGCGCCATTACGAGCTGATTTATTATTGGAAAGCTTATTGGTGCGCTGGCAAGCATTATTGCGGCGTTAG
- a CDS encoding PilZ domain-containing protein, giving the protein MALGKEVIRLTFTIKDVNTLYASYMPFVSEGGLFIPTSHVCAMGDEVLVLLTLLDEPEKIQITGTVIWVTPLGAQGNKPAGIGIQFREENSTVRKKIEAYLAGAQIAESSTFTL; this is encoded by the coding sequence ATGGCCTTAGGGAAAGAGGTAATTAGATTAACTTTTACCATTAAAGATGTGAACACTCTTTATGCATCTTATATGCCGTTTGTAAGTGAGGGTGGCTTATTTATCCCAACCAGCCATGTATGCGCTATGGGGGATGAAGTGCTTGTTCTGCTTACATTGTTGGATGAGCCAGAGAAAATTCAGATCACTGGTACAGTAATATGGGTGACCCCATTAGGGGCTCAAGGCAATAAGCCGGCGGGCATAGGTATACAGTTTAGAGAAGAAAACTCTACAGTGCGCAAAAAAATTGAAGCTTATTTAGCCGGTGCACAAATAGCCGAGAGCAGCACCTTTACTCTTTAA
- a CDS encoding TatD family hydrolase, with protein MFIDSHCHLDRLDLKAYDGCLPSALQGARDKGVKHFLCIGISMDNAAAVRELARTYPDVDCSVGVHPLDVEANKEPQLDWLLKELAHPEVVAVGETGLDYYYQQETKQLQQDSFRLHLEAAKQTKKPVIVHTREAREDTIALLREAALPEAGVMHCFTENWEMAKQALDLGFYISLSGIVTFRNADALREVALQVPADRLLIETDSPYLAPVPFRGKPNLPEYVVEVGKFLAELRGVSVEAFAEQTSANFKRLFPQARVA; from the coding sequence ATGTTTATTGACTCCCATTGCCACTTAGACCGTTTGGACTTAAAAGCCTATGACGGTTGTTTGCCCAGCGCGTTACAAGGTGCGCGAGATAAAGGAGTAAAACACTTTTTGTGTATTGGCATCAGTATGGACAATGCTGCTGCCGTGCGTGAATTAGCGCGTACCTATCCGGATGTGGATTGCTCGGTGGGCGTGCATCCATTGGATGTAGAGGCGAATAAAGAACCGCAGCTGGACTGGTTACTCAAAGAGTTAGCGCACCCTGAGGTGGTGGCGGTTGGAGAAACTGGGCTGGATTATTACTACCAGCAAGAAACTAAGCAGTTACAGCAAGACTCGTTTCGCTTGCACTTAGAGGCGGCTAAACAGACGAAAAAGCCGGTAATTGTTCATACCCGTGAAGCCCGGGAAGACACCATTGCCTTGCTACGAGAAGCAGCGCTGCCCGAAGCGGGAGTGATGCATTGCTTCACTGAAAACTGGGAAATGGCTAAGCAGGCACTGGATTTAGGCTTTTATATTTCACTGTCTGGAATTGTTACCTTTCGCAATGCCGATGCGCTTCGGGAAGTAGCGCTGCAAGTACCTGCGGATCGCTTACTAATTGAAACTGATTCGCCGTATTTAGCGCCTGTGCCGTTTCGTGGTAAGCCCAATTTGCCTGAGTATGTGGTTGAGGTGGGTAAATTTTTGGCTGAGTTACGCGGCGTGTCCGTTGAAGCCTTTGCCGAGCAAACCAGCGCTAACTTTAAGCGTTTATTTCCTCAGGCGCGGGTTGCCTAA
- the hrpA gene encoding ATP-dependent RNA helicase HrpA — MSHSPSPKALIKQLDAVLCRDRFPLYRQLRELDRQPNAQKLEKILERYTQSALQVSQRLASIPPLHYDTQLPIADKKEQIKAAIAQHQVVIIAGETGSGKTTQLPKICLELGLGARGLIGHTQPRRLAARSVATRIAEELHTPLGELVGYQVRFEDHSHDGSLIKLMTDGILLAETRNDRFLSRYDTLIIDEAHERSLNIDFLLGYLKQLLPKRPDLKVIVTSATIDLERFSKHFNDAPIIEVSGRTYPVETWYRPLLIESDDPEESVEEDLSVEQGILQALAEIAAHERAQSKLPGDVLVFLPGEREIRDCAEALRKAQLKHAEVLPLYARLSPSEQQKIFQPRPARKIVLATNVAETSLTVPGIRYVIDSGTARISRYSYRAKVQRLPVEPISQASANQRQGRCGRVEPGICIRLYSEDDYLARPEFTDPEILRTNLAAVILQMLNLRLGAIEQFPFIEPPESRAINDGFNLLQELSAVSKEGQLTQIGRQLAQLPIDPRLGRMLLEGANHNSLREVLIVTSALSVQDVRERPADRQQAADQAHAQWKDPDSDFAALINIWRGFEEQRLALGSNALRRWCRKNFLHYLRLREWRDAHRQLTLICRDLKLPFNDSAAEYAALHKALLSGLLSQIGQKTDDNDYLGARQRRFLIHPSSVIGRKKPKWIMAAELVETSKLFARMVAKIEPEWVEPLAEHLVKRNYLEPHWEKRRGQVVADEQVTLYGLIIIPRRPMHYGPIDPVISRELFIREGLVMGDIFSRAQCLTANRELLERLDKLEAKARRRDILADEEVLFNYYSQTVPQDIYQTASFDRWYNRESAKQPQLLLMQESDVLARDASEVTANQFPDKLTLGHLQLPLSYHFEPGHPRDGVTLTVPAPLLAQLPSERLPWLVPGMLEQRCIALVRNLPKAIRKNFVPVPDFVGAAVERLTFAEGNLYHALGHELLRMTGVRVSDEHWLAAEQQLDSHFRVNLAVVDAAGKLLGEARSLSSLLARFADVSQQALEVRRPESAKQAISGHAFSVKPTAKQKVAGMSLTVFPALVDEQGEVQENRFSTQAEADYQHRRALQRLLLQQLPEQAKYLRQKLSQQTQLALLYREFGRTEALIEDILLASVDRCLLAPLEQLPRNAEQLQQATEQYRANWTHTAEQLAQLVLRILQQQHELKKRLKGRIDLSVAFALTDIKNQLQTLIYPGFVRNTPYQWLEQYPRYLTAIAQRLDKVGSQAQRDKVWTLELQGYQEQLNKRAAQHQAEGKHDPELTLYRWMLEEYRVSLFAQQLGTQMPVSDKRLKKQWQAVMT, encoded by the coding sequence ATGTCACACAGTCCTTCTCCTAAAGCGTTAATCAAGCAACTGGATGCGGTGCTTTGCCGTGATCGTTTTCCGTTATATCGCCAGTTACGCGAACTGGATCGGCAGCCTAATGCGCAAAAACTGGAAAAAATCCTCGAGCGTTATACTCAATCGGCTTTACAGGTTAGCCAACGCTTAGCCAGTATTCCGCCATTGCACTACGACACGCAACTGCCGATTGCCGATAAAAAAGAACAAATCAAGGCGGCGATTGCCCAGCATCAGGTGGTCATTATTGCCGGCGAAACCGGTTCAGGTAAAACCACTCAACTGCCTAAAATTTGCTTAGAGTTAGGCTTAGGCGCGCGCGGTTTAATTGGTCATACTCAGCCTCGACGTTTAGCAGCGCGCAGCGTAGCCACACGGATTGCCGAAGAATTACATACCCCACTGGGCGAGTTAGTGGGCTATCAAGTACGTTTTGAAGATCATAGTCATGATGGCTCACTGATTAAGCTGATGACCGACGGAATTTTGCTGGCCGAAACCCGTAATGATCGTTTCTTATCGCGCTATGACACGCTGATTATTGATGAAGCCCATGAGCGCAGCCTGAATATTGATTTTCTCTTGGGTTACCTAAAGCAGCTGCTGCCAAAACGCCCTGATCTTAAGGTCATTGTTACCTCAGCCACCATTGATTTAGAACGTTTTTCTAAACACTTTAATGATGCGCCGATTATTGAAGTCTCAGGCCGTACCTATCCGGTTGAGACCTGGTATCGCCCGCTACTGATTGAATCGGATGATCCCGAAGAAAGCGTTGAAGAAGACCTGAGTGTTGAGCAAGGTATTTTGCAGGCCTTAGCCGAAATTGCCGCCCATGAGCGTGCCCAGAGCAAGTTGCCCGGTGATGTGTTGGTGTTTCTACCCGGCGAGCGGGAAATTCGTGACTGTGCGGAAGCCTTACGTAAAGCCCAACTCAAACACGCAGAAGTTCTGCCTTTATATGCCAGGCTGTCACCGAGCGAACAACAAAAAATATTTCAGCCACGCCCTGCCCGCAAAATTGTACTCGCCACTAACGTAGCGGAAACTTCGCTCACAGTGCCTGGTATTCGCTATGTAATTGATAGCGGCACTGCACGGATTAGCCGTTACAGTTACCGCGCTAAAGTGCAACGCTTACCGGTTGAGCCTATTTCCCAAGCTTCAGCTAACCAGCGCCAAGGCCGTTGTGGTCGGGTTGAGCCTGGAATTTGTATCCGCCTCTACAGCGAAGATGACTACCTTGCCCGCCCAGAATTTACTGACCCAGAAATTCTACGCACCAACTTGGCCGCGGTTATTTTACAGATGCTGAATTTGCGCCTGGGTGCAATTGAGCAATTTCCCTTTATTGAGCCGCCAGAAAGTCGGGCGATTAATGATGGCTTTAACTTATTACAAGAACTCAGTGCGGTTAGCAAAGAAGGCCAGCTGACCCAGATTGGTCGACAACTGGCGCAATTACCAATTGATCCTCGTTTAGGCCGTATGCTGCTGGAAGGGGCTAACCACAATAGTTTGCGCGAAGTACTGATTGTGACTAGCGCATTATCGGTACAGGATGTACGCGAGCGCCCGGCTGACCGCCAACAAGCCGCAGACCAAGCCCATGCCCAATGGAAAGATCCAGACTCGGATTTTGCGGCCTTGATTAATATTTGGCGTGGCTTTGAAGAGCAACGTCTCGCGCTTGGCAGTAATGCGCTACGCCGTTGGTGCCGGAAAAACTTTCTGCATTATCTAAGATTACGCGAATGGCGCGATGCCCATCGCCAACTGACCCTCATTTGCCGGGATCTTAAACTGCCTTTCAATGACAGTGCTGCTGAGTACGCAGCGCTACACAAAGCATTGCTTTCAGGATTGCTTAGCCAAATCGGACAAAAAACCGATGACAATGATTATCTAGGTGCGCGCCAGCGACGCTTCTTGATTCACCCCTCATCAGTTATTGGGCGTAAAAAGCCAAAATGGATCATGGCCGCAGAGCTTGTAGAAACCAGTAAGCTATTTGCTCGAATGGTGGCTAAAATTGAGCCGGAATGGGTAGAACCTTTAGCCGAACACTTAGTTAAACGCAATTACCTAGAGCCCCATTGGGAAAAACGCCGTGGCCAAGTAGTCGCTGATGAGCAAGTGACGCTGTATGGCTTAATTATTATCCCTAGACGCCCTATGCATTACGGCCCGATAGATCCAGTCATCAGCCGCGAGCTGTTTATCCGTGAAGGCCTAGTGATGGGCGATATTTTTAGCCGCGCTCAGTGCCTAACGGCTAACCGCGAATTACTAGAGCGTTTAGACAAATTAGAGGCTAAAGCCCGGCGCCGCGATATTTTGGCCGATGAAGAGGTGCTATTTAACTATTACAGCCAAACCGTGCCCCAAGATATTTATCAAACCGCCAGTTTTGATCGTTGGTACAACCGCGAAAGCGCTAAGCAGCCACAATTATTGTTAATGCAAGAAAGTGATGTCTTAGCGCGGGATGCCTCTGAAGTCACTGCCAATCAGTTTCCAGACAAATTAACCCTAGGCCATTTACAGCTGCCCTTAAGCTACCATTTTGAGCCTGGCCACCCGCGAGATGGCGTCACCTTAACCGTGCCCGCGCCGCTACTTGCTCAATTGCCTAGCGAACGTTTACCGTGGTTAGTGCCTGGCATGCTCGAGCAACGCTGTATTGCGCTAGTACGTAACCTGCCAAAAGCGATTCGCAAAAACTTTGTGCCGGTGCCAGATTTTGTCGGGGCCGCAGTTGAGCGCCTAACCTTTGCTGAAGGCAACTTATATCACGCCTTGGGTCATGAACTGCTGCGCATGACTGGCGTGCGCGTCAGTGATGAACACTGGCTGGCAGCTGAACAACAGCTCGACAGCCACTTTCGCGTCAATCTTGCGGTGGTTGATGCTGCTGGCAAGCTACTCGGTGAAGCGCGCAGTTTAAGCTCACTCTTAGCCCGCTTTGCCGATGTCAGCCAACAAGCACTCGAAGTTCGCCGCCCAGAATCAGCTAAGCAAGCGATCTCCGGCCACGCCTTTTCAGTCAAGCCTACCGCCAAACAAAAAGTGGCCGGAATGAGCTTAACTGTGTTTCCCGCGTTAGTTGATGAGCAAGGCGAGGTGCAAGAAAATCGCTTCTCAACCCAAGCCGAAGCCGATTACCAGCATCGCCGTGCTTTGCAACGTTTACTGTTACAGCAATTACCCGAGCAAGCCAAATACTTACGACAAAAACTATCTCAACAGACACAGCTGGCCCTGCTGTATCGCGAATTTGGCCGCACTGAAGCGCTAATCGAGGATATTTTATTGGCCAGTGTCGACCGCTGCTTGCTGGCACCTTTAGAGCAGCTGCCACGTAATGCCGAGCAACTGCAACAAGCTACTGAGCAATATAGAGCCAACTGGACCCACACAGCAGAACAGCTAGCCCAACTAGTCTTGAGGATTTTGCAACAACAACATGAGCTAAAAAAGCGCTTGAAAGGCCGGATTGATCTCAGCGTTGCGTTTGCCTTAACGGATATAAAAAACCAGTTACAAACCTTGATTTATCCTGGCTTTGTGCGCAATACCCCCTACCAGTGGCTAGAACAATACCCTCGCTACCTAACCGCTATCGCCCAGCGTTTAGATAAAGTGGGCAGCCAAGCCCAACGCGATAAAGTCTGGACTTTAGAGTTACAAGGTTATCAAGAACAACTCAATAAACGTGCCGCACAGCATCAAGCAGAGGGTAAACATGACCCAGAACTTACGCTGTATCGCTGGATGCTAGAAGAGTATCGCGTCTCACTGTTTGCCCAGCAACTGGGCACACAAATGCCAGTCTCAGATAAACGCCTGAAAAAGCAGTGGCAAGCGGTGATGACTTAG